The following coding sequences lie in one Sorghum bicolor cultivar BTx623 chromosome 6, Sorghum_bicolor_NCBIv3, whole genome shotgun sequence genomic window:
- the LOC8070972 gene encoding probable metal-nicotianamine transporter YSL6, translating into MGSEGEITGPLLASGDSAPAAAPEAVPPWREQVTARGLAVSAVLGVLFCLITHKLNLTVGIIPSLNVAAGLLGYFLVRTWTAALERFGVVSKPFTKQENTVIQTCVVACYGLAFSGGFGSYMLAMDQRTYELIGPDYPGNRAVDVKNPSLGWMIGFMFVVSFLGLFSLVALRKVMVIDYKLTYPSGTATAMLINSFHTTTGAELADKQVRCLGKYLSISFIWNCFKWFFSGVGDSCGFDNFPSLGLAAFKNTFYFDFSPTYIGCGLICPHIVNCSTLLGAIISWGFLWPYISTKAGDWYPANLGSNDFKGLYGYKVFISVSVILGDGLYNLIKIIYATIKEILNARAKQGRLPLVQVQDGDEGSKLSAEEKHLNETFIRDSIPPWLAGSGYVGLAAISTATVPMIFPQIKWYLVLSAYVVAPLLAFCNSYGTGLTDWNLASTYGKIGLFIFASWVGQNGGVIAGLAACGVMMSIVSTAADLMQDFKTGYLTLSSPRSMFVSQLIGTALGCVIAPLTFWLYWSAFDIGNPDGAFKAPYAVIFREMSILGVEGFSALPQHCLAICSFFFIASLVINLLRDITPKNVSRFIPIPMAMAIPFYIGAYFAIDMFVGTVILFVWERVNRKECDDFSGAVASGLICGDGIWTVPSAILSILRIDPPICMYFKPSVSS; encoded by the exons ATGGGATCGGAGGGGGAGATCACGGGCCCGCTCCTCGCGTCCGGCGAcagcgcgccggcggcggcgccggaggCGGTGCCGCCGTGGCGGGAGCAGGTGACGGCGCGGGGGCTGGCGGTCAGCGCCGTCCTCGGGGTGCTATTCTGCCTCATCACGCACAAGCTCAACCTCACCGTCGGGATCATCCCCTCGCTCAACGTCGCCGCGGGGCTGCTCGGCTACTTCCTCGTCCGCACCTGGACGGCGGCGCTCGAGAGGTTCGGCGTCGTCTCCAAGCCCTTCACCAAGCAGGAGAACACCGTCATCCAGACATGCGTCGTCGCCTGCTACGGCCTCGCCTTCAGCG GGGGGTTTGGAAGTTATATGCTTGCAATGGATCAGAGAACCTATGAGCTTATTGGGCCAGATTATCCCGGTAACAGGGCCGTGGATGTCAAGAATCCTTCACTGGGCTGGATGATTGGGTTCATGTTTGTTGTCAGCTTCCTTGGGCTATTTAGTCTTGTTGCACTACGCAAG GTTATGGTAATTGATTACAAGCTGACTTATCCCAGTGGGACAGCCACGGCTATGTTGATTAATAGTTTCCACACAACCACTGGAGCTGAGCTTGCAGA CAAGCAAGTCAGGTGTCTTGGGAAGTACTTGAGCATTAGTTTCATCTGGAACTGCTTTAAATGGTTCTTCAGCGGTGTTGGAGATTCTTGTGGTTTCGATAATTTCCCTTCTTTGGGACTTGCAGCATTTAAGAATAC GTTTTATTTTGATTTCAGCCCAACCTATATTGGATGCGGTCTTATTTGTCCACATATTGTTAATTGTTCTACACTTCTTGGTGCCATCATATCGTGGGGTTTTCTTTGGCCATATATATCCACAAAAGCTGGGGACTGGTATCCAGCTAACCTTGGAAGCAATGACTTCAAAGGACTCTATGGATACAAG GTTTTTATATCTGTATCTGTGATACTTGGGGACGGCCTTTATAACCTCATCAAGATCATTTATGCTACTATCAAGGAAATATTGAATGCGAGGGCTAAGCAAGGAAGACTGCCACTAGTACAAGTTCAAGATG GCGATGAAGGCTCAAAATTATCAGCTGAGGAAAAACATCTGAATGAGACATTCATAAGGGACAGTATTCCTCCCTGGCTGGCAGGATCTGGTTATGTTGGCCTTGCAGCAATATCGACTGCAACTGTCCCAATGATCTTCCCACAGATCAAGTGGTACCTTGTCCTCTCAGCATATGTTGTTGCTCCCCTTCTCGCTTTCTGCAACTCATATGGCACTGGCCTGACAGACTGGAACCTTGCATCCACATATGGAaagattggcctcttcattttTGCCTCATGGGTTGGTCAGAATGGTGGTGTGATTGCTGGTTTAGCAGCCTGCGGTGTTATGATGTCCATCGTATCCACTGCAGCTGATCTCATGCAGGACTTCAAGACTGGTTACCTTACACTCTCTTCCCCTAGGTCTATGTTTGTGTCGCAGCTGATCGGAACCGCCCTTGGTTGTGTCATTGCCCCACTCACCTTTTGGCTTTACTGGTCGGCTTTCGACATTGGTAACCCTGACGGCGCATTCAAAGCTCCATATGCTGTAATCTTCCGTGAGATGTCAATCCTTGGTGTCGAAGGGTTCTCTGCACTGCCTCAGCACTGCCTAGCGATCTGCTCATTTTTCTTCATTGCATCTCTAGTGATCAACCTTCTTAGGGACATCACTCCAAAGAACGTCTCCAGATTCATCCCAATCCCGATGGCTATGGCCATTCCCTTCTACATTGGTGCATACTTTGCCATCGATATGTTCGTTGGGACAGTTATCCTTTTCGTCTGGGAGAGGGTGAACCGCAAGGAGTGTGATGACTTCTCAGGTGCAGTTGCCTCTGGCTTGATCTGTGGTGATGGGATCTGGACTGTTCCTTCTGCGATACTTTCAATCCTTAGGATTGACCCACCAATTTGCATGTATTTCAAGCCATCCGTTAGCAGCTAA